In the genome of Planctomycetaceae bacterium, one region contains:
- a CDS encoding cyclic nucleotide-binding domain-containing protein, with protein MMTPSSLRQLPLFNGISESEATLITSDMTTMKFDAGATILHEGKSIQALWIILQGSCRVIRTASDRSERVLDELRTGDTFGEMSFVRSAPHSATVRAVSEVAVCTWTREDFLKLAESHPTASFRIVSHIAAVLSDRLRRMDEWICEFVENHEQPHRQNEWQNFRSVVYSNWNL; from the coding sequence TCTTCGACAGTTGCCATTGTTCAATGGTATCTCCGAATCCGAAGCGACGCTGATTACTTCTGATATGACAACGATGAAGTTCGACGCCGGTGCAACGATTCTTCATGAAGGGAAGTCAATTCAGGCCCTGTGGATAATCCTGCAGGGCAGCTGTCGAGTGATCCGAACAGCCTCCGATCGCAGCGAACGGGTGCTGGACGAATTACGCACGGGGGATACATTCGGCGAGATGTCATTCGTACGCAGTGCACCACATTCAGCAACCGTTCGTGCAGTCTCTGAAGTGGCCGTCTGCACCTGGACACGGGAAGATTTTCTGAAACTTGCCGAATCGCATCCGACAGCTTCTTTCCGGATTGTCAGTCATATTGCAGCAGTGCTGTCTGATCGCCTGCGCCGGATGGACGAATGGATTTGTGAATTCGTTGAAAATCATGAACAACCGCACCGCCAGAACGAATGGCAGAATTTTCGTTCGGTCGTCTATTCCAACTGGAACCTCTGA
- a CDS encoding amino acid ABC transporter ATP-binding protein: MIELNNITKRYQQQEVLRGVTLNVAEGEVCVLLGPSGGGKSTLLRTINGLESFDGGTIRVGEITLHAAPGPTREFALKEIRKRVGMVFQQFNLFPHRTVLENVIEAPIQVLKQPREQAISNARHLLGRVGMLAKADARPTSLSGGQQQRVAIARTLAMNPEAILFDEPTSALDPQTTAEVTAVMTDLAATGQRMIVVTHAMTFARTVAHRIHILHAGRIAESGSPEQIFEDPKEAVTKEFLKKC; this comes from the coding sequence ATGATCGAACTGAACAACATTACCAAACGCTATCAGCAGCAGGAGGTACTTCGCGGGGTGACTCTGAATGTGGCGGAAGGCGAAGTCTGCGTGCTTCTGGGTCCATCAGGGGGTGGCAAAAGCACGCTTCTGCGCACAATCAACGGACTCGAATCCTTCGACGGTGGTACTATTCGTGTGGGTGAAATCACGCTGCATGCCGCCCCGGGGCCAACCCGCGAATTCGCGCTGAAAGAAATTCGGAAACGCGTTGGAATGGTGTTCCAGCAGTTTAATCTGTTTCCGCATCGGACCGTTCTTGAAAACGTGATCGAAGCGCCCATTCAAGTGTTGAAGCAACCGCGTGAACAGGCAATTTCAAACGCTCGCCATCTGCTGGGCCGAGTGGGAATGCTGGCGAAAGCGGATGCACGCCCAACCTCACTTTCGGGAGGGCAGCAGCAACGTGTCGCAATCGCCCGAACACTGGCCATGAATCCCGAGGCCATTCTTTTCGATGAACCCACCAGCGCGCTCGATCCGCAAACCACGGCCGAAGTCACTGCTGTGATGACAGACCTTGCAGCCACAGGTCAGCGCATGATCGTGGTCACCCACGCGATGACGTTTGCACGAACCGTCGCTCACCGAATTCACATTCTGCATGCAGGTCGGATCGCGGAGTCAGGTTCGCCCGAACAGATTTTTGAAGATCCAAAGGAAGCCGTCACAAAGGAATTCCTCAAGAAATGCTGA
- a CDS encoding ABC transporter permease subunit (The N-terminal region of this protein, as described by TIGR01726, is a three transmembrane segment that identifies a subfamily of ABC transporter permease subunits, which specificities that include histidine, arginine, glutamine, glutamate, L-cystine (sic), the opines (in Agrobacterium) octopine and nopaline, etc.) has product MKKGSRFTARTLRRFNDFCRACSLRGIISHLSRRWKHVGTIAVFTCWCVTQLQPAKSDEGLQRVLQRGTLIWGADQEGGGPFVYPKPDDPTQLQGFEVELADLIAKHLGVQAQFAQGQWDKLPDLMDRGDIDIVLNGFEWTRSRSARYGTSVPYYIYELQLLGRKSDTSLKSWDDLLKPYNGRKRKVSVLGGAAAQDFIEQFAGDRVDIALFEGVTDAMEATELGLSSIDANLQDLPIWMFYADGFADLQPVGAPVGRGYYVALTRKSDTDLLKAVNQVIVQALQDGTLRRIFSKYRIWNETQSMRGLEVDSAGSFFVPSVDDTGKDPEAEEQESFQQSGGWQVIRDRGGLLVESAGMTVLLSVTAMPLAVLTGLLMALARLYGPWYLRVPATMYVELVRGTPLVLQLYLIYFLVPKLLDMLLPGSGLSINAFSAAVAGLAINYSAYEAEIYRGGIQSIPRGQMEAALSLGMSQSLALRRIIIPQATRLCLPPMTNDFIALFKDTAVCSVITVVELSKQYYIQARSAGAIVELGLLTALLYLAMSYPLSVLTSRLEKQLGQEKRG; this is encoded by the coding sequence ATGAAAAAAGGCAGCCGTTTTACCGCACGAACATTACGGCGGTTCAATGATTTTTGTCGAGCCTGCAGCTTGAGGGGCATCATTTCGCATCTGAGTCGCAGATGGAAGCATGTTGGCACGATTGCGGTTTTCACTTGCTGGTGCGTCACGCAGCTTCAGCCAGCAAAGTCAGATGAAGGGCTGCAACGCGTTCTTCAGCGAGGAACTCTGATCTGGGGCGCTGATCAGGAGGGTGGCGGGCCTTTTGTCTATCCGAAACCGGATGACCCGACTCAGCTTCAGGGGTTTGAAGTGGAACTGGCCGATCTGATCGCCAAACACCTTGGTGTCCAGGCACAGTTTGCTCAGGGACAGTGGGACAAACTTCCCGATCTCATGGACCGCGGAGACATCGATATTGTTCTGAATGGATTCGAATGGACGCGCAGCCGATCGGCCCGCTATGGAACTTCAGTTCCCTATTACATTTATGAACTGCAACTGCTCGGCAGAAAGTCCGATACCAGCCTGAAATCCTGGGACGATTTACTAAAGCCTTACAATGGCAGAAAACGAAAGGTGTCCGTTCTGGGAGGGGCTGCCGCTCAGGATTTTATTGAGCAGTTCGCCGGGGATCGCGTTGACATCGCTCTTTTCGAAGGTGTCACTGATGCAATGGAAGCAACAGAACTGGGGCTGAGTTCCATCGATGCGAATCTGCAGGATCTTCCCATCTGGATGTTCTATGCGGATGGCTTCGCTGACCTGCAGCCGGTCGGAGCCCCGGTGGGTCGAGGATACTACGTCGCGCTGACTCGGAAGTCAGATACGGACCTGCTGAAGGCTGTAAATCAAGTGATCGTTCAGGCACTTCAGGACGGAACCTTGCGACGCATCTTTTCGAAGTATCGCATCTGGAACGAAACGCAGTCGATGCGAGGTCTGGAGGTCGATTCTGCCGGCAGTTTCTTCGTCCCTTCTGTTGATGACACCGGCAAAGATCCCGAAGCAGAAGAACAGGAATCGTTTCAGCAAAGTGGCGGCTGGCAGGTCATTCGAGATCGTGGTGGACTGCTGGTCGAATCCGCCGGCATGACGGTTCTTCTTTCAGTCACCGCCATGCCACTTGCCGTACTGACAGGACTTCTGATGGCACTGGCTCGATTGTATGGCCCCTGGTACCTGCGCGTTCCGGCGACAATGTATGTTGAGCTGGTGCGCGGAACGCCGCTGGTTCTTCAGTTGTATCTCATCTATTTCCTCGTACCCAAACTTCTGGACATGCTGTTGCCCGGCTCCGGACTGAGCATCAACGCATTTTCAGCGGCAGTCGCTGGTCTGGCCATTAACTATTCCGCCTATGAAGCAGAGATATATCGAGGCGGAATTCAGTCTATTCCAAGAGGCCAGATGGAAGCAGCCCTGTCTCTTGGCATGTCACAGTCACTTGCGCTACGGCGAATCATTATTCCGCAGGCGACACGCCTGTGCCTGCCTCCCATGACAAACGATTTTATCGCCTTATTCAAGGATACCGCTGTCTGCAGTGTTATCACTGTGGTGGAACTTTCAAAGCAGTATTACATTCAGGCACGCAGCGCAGGAGCCATCGTTGAACTGGGTCTATTGACCGCACTCCTTTATCTGGCGATGAGCTATCCGTTATCCGTTCTGACCAGTCGACTCGAAAAACAGCTTGGCCAGGAGAAACGCGGATGA
- a CDS encoding DUF58 domain-containing protein: MTRDLEKYLPPDEIARISRLELRARKVVEGFVSGLHRSPYFGQSLEFVQHREYVPGDDTRRIDWKLWSRSDRYYLKQFEEDTNVRVSLLVDGSESMQFGSGQMTKFEYAQTIAAALAMLILKQNDSVGVTTFDSQVRSQVPTSSRHNHLQAVLGGLTAETAAGRTDIRSVLRRVAETLNHRSIVVLISDLFCDREELFRGLQLLKQRKHEVLIMHVMDDQELDFQYSGTLRFEGMEDAGRLTCDPAALRAGYMQALEAFLETIRRRCAGSQVDYKLVRTSENLDAALAQLLNARMGAKKR, from the coding sequence GTGACCCGCGACCTGGAAAAATATCTGCCACCTGACGAGATCGCGAGGATTTCTCGTCTGGAACTTCGGGCTCGCAAAGTGGTTGAGGGCTTTGTTTCGGGACTGCATCGAAGTCCGTACTTCGGTCAGTCGCTGGAATTTGTGCAGCACCGTGAGTACGTGCCCGGCGATGATACGCGCCGCATCGACTGGAAACTGTGGTCTCGATCGGACCGCTATTACCTGAAGCAGTTCGAAGAAGATACCAACGTACGGGTGTCGCTTCTTGTGGATGGCAGCGAGTCGATGCAGTTTGGCAGCGGCCAGATGACCAAATTTGAATATGCTCAGACCATCGCTGCCGCCCTCGCTATGCTGATTCTGAAACAGAACGACAGTGTGGGTGTGACCACATTTGATTCTCAGGTGCGAAGTCAGGTGCCAACCAGTAGTCGCCACAATCATCTGCAGGCGGTTCTTGGAGGTTTGACGGCGGAGACAGCGGCGGGCAGGACAGATATTCGCTCGGTACTGCGTCGAGTCGCAGAGACACTGAACCACCGCAGTATTGTGGTGTTGATCTCGGATTTGTTTTGTGATCGGGAAGAGCTTTTCCGCGGTCTGCAGCTACTCAAACAGCGAAAACATGAAGTGCTGATAATGCACGTCATGGATGATCAGGAACTGGACTTTCAGTATTCAGGAACCCTGCGATTTGAGGGGATGGAGGATGCTGGTCGACTGACATGTGATCCCGCCGCACTGCGAGCCGGATACATGCAGGCGCTGGAAGCGTTTCTGGAAACGATTCGTCGCCGTTGCGCCGGGAGTCAGGTCGATTACAAGCTGGTGCGAACCAGCGAGAATCTTGATGCCGCCCTGGCTCAGCTTCTGAACGCTCGCATGGGGGCGAAAAAGCGATGA
- a CDS encoding MoxR family ATPase, producing the protein MSDNSSEISSQSVDLLSHAYSQLKEQISKIIVGQDDVVEQLLIALFSQGHCLLEGVPGLAKTLMISTLARSLSMTFSRIQFTPDLMPADITGTDVLQENRSTGQREFRFIQGPLFHNVVLADEINRTPPKTQAALLEAMQERQVTVGQTIHKLANPFFVLATQNPIEQEGTYNLPEAQQDRFMFKVFVRYPSFEEERQIARQTTSNTKVEVQGVLTAEQVLEIQSTVRQVPVSDHVINYTLALVRQTRVGEPGIPDWINEWLGWGAGPRAVQNLLLGGKTRALLNGRTTVSVEDIQKLAAPVLRHRIVPNFTAESEGITSDKVIERLIQETPSRESELTNDPRLGKIFAA; encoded by the coding sequence ATGTCGGATAACTCAAGCGAAATCTCATCGCAGTCAGTCGATTTGCTGTCACATGCCTATTCGCAGCTCAAAGAGCAGATCAGCAAGATCATTGTCGGCCAGGATGACGTCGTGGAGCAGTTACTGATTGCCCTGTTCAGTCAGGGGCACTGTCTGCTGGAAGGCGTTCCGGGACTTGCGAAGACTCTGATGATCAGCACTCTGGCACGCAGTCTTTCAATGACGTTTTCCCGCATTCAGTTTACGCCGGACCTGATGCCGGCGGATATTACCGGAACGGATGTGCTGCAGGAAAATCGCAGTACAGGTCAGCGAGAGTTTCGCTTTATTCAGGGACCGCTGTTTCACAATGTCGTACTGGCGGATGAAATCAATCGTACGCCGCCCAAGACTCAGGCCGCGCTGCTCGAAGCGATGCAGGAGCGACAGGTGACGGTTGGCCAGACCATCCACAAACTGGCGAATCCGTTTTTTGTGCTGGCGACCCAAAACCCGATTGAGCAGGAAGGAACGTACAATCTGCCTGAAGCACAGCAGGACCGATTCATGTTCAAGGTCTTTGTGCGGTATCCGTCATTCGAAGAAGAGCGACAGATTGCCCGGCAGACAACTTCCAACACCAAGGTGGAAGTGCAGGGCGTCCTGACGGCGGAACAGGTGCTGGAAATTCAGTCCACTGTTCGGCAGGTGCCGGTTTCTGATCATGTGATCAATTATACGCTGGCACTGGTTCGGCAGACTCGCGTTGGCGAGCCTGGTATCCCCGATTGGATTAACGAATGGCTGGGCTGGGGTGCGGGTCCGCGGGCCGTGCAAAACCTGTTATTGGGTGGCAAGACACGTGCGCTGCTGAATGGTCGCACGACCGTTTCTGTTGAAGACATTCAGAAGTTGGCGGCTCCGGTACTGCGGCATCGTATCGTGCCCAACTTTACGGCGGAGAGCGAAGGAATTACGTCGGACAAAGTCATCGAACGATTGATTCAGGAAACCCCTTCTCGGGAAAGTGAGTTAACAAACGATCCTCGCCTGGGCAAGATCTTTGCTGCCTGA
- a CDS encoding glutamate-5-semialdehyde dehydrogenase, with the protein MSSLQEYTQAVATNARKAATALAEVTGRDRHRWLLTVAEELVRRTEDIVTANEKDLAQGRADGLSDAMLDRLRLTPDRLQSLADAVLQIAALPDPVGEVIEGGRRPNGLQIEKIRVPLGVVFFIYESRPNVTIDAAAICVKAGNAVILRGGKEAFHSNQALQQVLLDCLKKAGLPEHAVQLVSTTDREAVGQFLKMGQLIDVTIPRGGRSLIERVTAEATMPVIKHFDGICHVYLDASADVQMSVDITTNSKCQRPGVCNAAETLLIHRDAVEGVMPAVVKALQDRGVELRCCERSQPLVAGAVAATDEDYSTEYLALILSVKIVDSLDEAVEHIRRFGSGHTEAIVTSDLNAAQAFERKVDSSAVMINASTRFNDGGEFGLGAEIGISTDRFHARGPCGLREITSYKYVVRGTGQVR; encoded by the coding sequence ATGAGTTCATTGCAGGAGTACACTCAGGCTGTCGCAACAAACGCTCGCAAAGCCGCAACTGCACTGGCGGAAGTCACGGGTCGGGATCGACATCGGTGGCTGTTGACCGTTGCCGAAGAGCTGGTCAGGCGAACGGAAGACATTGTAACCGCCAATGAAAAAGATCTCGCACAGGGCAGGGCCGATGGGCTCAGTGATGCAATGCTGGATCGACTTCGACTAACTCCCGATCGACTGCAGTCGCTGGCAGACGCGGTGCTTCAGATTGCTGCGTTACCGGACCCTGTTGGCGAGGTGATCGAAGGCGGAAGGCGTCCGAATGGTCTGCAGATTGAAAAGATCCGTGTTCCGCTTGGTGTTGTCTTTTTCATCTACGAATCGCGTCCCAACGTTACAATTGATGCGGCTGCCATTTGCGTGAAGGCTGGCAACGCGGTCATCCTGCGTGGCGGCAAAGAAGCATTTCACAGTAATCAGGCTCTTCAGCAGGTCCTGCTGGATTGCCTGAAGAAGGCGGGGTTGCCTGAACATGCCGTTCAGCTTGTCTCCACGACGGACCGTGAAGCCGTGGGGCAGTTTCTGAAAATGGGGCAACTGATAGACGTCACGATTCCCCGGGGCGGACGATCACTGATTGAACGCGTCACCGCCGAAGCCACGATGCCGGTCATCAAGCATTTCGATGGCATTTGTCACGTTTATCTGGATGCATCTGCAGATGTGCAGATGTCCGTCGATATTACGACTAACAGTAAGTGCCAGCGACCAGGTGTCTGCAATGCCGCCGAAACACTGCTGATCCACAGGGATGCGGTGGAGGGAGTCATGCCCGCCGTCGTGAAAGCTCTGCAGGATCGTGGTGTGGAACTGCGATGTTGCGAACGCAGCCAGCCACTTGTAGCCGGGGCAGTTGCTGCGACGGACGAAGACTATTCGACGGAGTATCTGGCGCTGATTCTGTCAGTAAAGATCGTTGATTCTCTGGATGAGGCGGTCGAACATATTCGGCGTTTTGGGTCGGGACACACCGAGGCTATCGTGACCAGTGACCTGAATGCAGCTCAGGCGTTTGAGCGAAAGGTGGATTCATCAGCCGTCATGATCAATGCCAGTACGCGATTTAACGACGGTGGCGAATTTGGTCTGGGGGCAGAAATCGGCATCAGTACCGACCGCTTTCACGCCCGTGGCCCCTGTGGACTTCGGGAAATCACAAGCTACAAGTACGTCGTTCGCGGGACCGGGCAGGTCCGATAG